A genome region from Hevea brasiliensis isolate MT/VB/25A 57/8 chromosome 9, ASM3005281v1, whole genome shotgun sequence includes the following:
- the LOC110665047 gene encoding F-box protein MAX2, with amino-acid sequence MAVPTTSSTSTTISDLPDVILSNIFASISDTRTRNSLSLVNRKFLTLERATRTSLTLRGNARDFYMIPTCFRSVTHLDLSLLSPWGHSLLASSPLSDPFLLAHRLGVAFPLVTSLTVYARSPSTLQILLLQWPRLCSVKLVRWHQRPSSPYLGADIAPLFEQCEGLTCLDLSNFYYWSEDLPPVLQAYPDVSKSLTCLDLLTVSLTDGFKAHEIRAITAACSNLTKFLVACMFDPSYIGFIGDETLLAIAANCPKLSVLHLVDTSSLGNTRSDPEDDGYTGEDARVSVAGLVDFFSGLPLLEELGLCVCKNVRDTAVALEALNSRCPKLKLLKLQQFHGICMAVESQLDGVALCSRLESLSINKSADLTDMGLIEIARGCCRLAKFEVEGCKKITMRGIRTMACLLHKTLVEVKISACKNLNAVASLRALEPIRHRIERLHIDCMWDALQEEDNYAATCGFNLNEALFGNAEHDYSKSNKRIKYSADALYLQSNRDGFWSKSWDKLVYLSLWIGVGELLTPLPMAGLEDCPNLEEIRIRVEGDCRGRHKPLQRAFGLCCLAQYPRLSKMQLDCSDTTGFALTAPSGQMDLSLWERFFLNGIGNLSLNELDYWPPQDKDVNQRSLSLPGAGLLAECLTLRKLFIHGTAHEHFMMFLLRIPNLRDVQLREDYYPAPENDMSTEMRVGSCSRFEDALNSRHILD; translated from the coding sequence ATGGCCGTTCCAACCACCTCCTCTACCTCCACCACCATCAGCGATCTCCCTGATGTCATTTTATCGAACATTTTTGCTTCCATATCCGACACTCGAACACGAAACTCTCTTTCTCTAGTGAACCGCAAGTTCTTAACTCTTGAGAGAGCCACGCGCACCTCCCTTACGCTCCGGGGCAACGCGCGCGACTTTTATATGATTCCGACTTGTTTCAGATCCGTCACTCACCTAGACCTTTCTCTACTCTCTCCATGGGGTCACTCTTTGCTCGCTTCCTCGCCGCTTTCCGATCCTTTCCTCCTGGCGCACCGCCTCGGCGTTGCGTTTCCGCTTGTTACGTCACTAACGGTTTACGCTCGATCTCCGTCCACTTTGCAGATCCTCCTCCTTCAGTGGCCGCGATTGTGCTCAGTGAAGCTCGTCCGGTGGCATCAACGACCGTCGTCGCCTTATCTGGGAGCGGATATTGCTCCGTTGTTCGAGCAATGTGAAGGGCTTACTTGTCTGGATCTCTCGAATTTCTACTACTGGTCGGAGGATCTTCCTCCGGTTCTCCAAGCGTATCCTGATGTTTCCAAGTCCTTGACATGCTTGGATCTGCTCACGGTTTCATTAACTGATGGATTTAAGGCACACGAGATTCGAGCAATCACTGCTGCTTGTTCAAATCTCACCAAGTTTCTGGTTGCTTGCATGTTTGATCCGAGTTATATTGGATTCATTGGAGACGAGACGTTGCTCGCGATCGCAGCGAATTGTCCCAAGTTATCGGTTCTTCATCTGGTTGATACGTCGTCGTTGGGGAACACCAGGAGTGATCCTGAGGATGACGGGTATACTGGGGAGGATGCGAGGGTTAGTGTTGCAGGGTTGGTGGATTTTTTCTCAGGGCTTCCATTGCTTGAAGAGCTAGGTCTTTGTGTTTGCAAGAATGTTAGAGATACTGCTGTGGCTTTGGAAGCTCTTAATTCTCGGTGTCCAAAGTTGAAATTGCTAAAATTACAACAATTTCATGGTATTTGCATGGCAGTGGAGTCGCAGCTTGATGGGGTTGCACTGTGTTCGAGGCTGGAGTCATTGTCCATCAACAAGTCTGCAGATTTGACAGACATGGGCTTGATAGAGATTGCGAGAGGATGTTGTAGATTGGCAAAGTTTGAAGTTGAGGGATGCAAGAAGATTACTATGAGGGGCATCAGGACAATGGCTTGTTTGCTTCACAAGACTCTTGTTGAGGTCAAGATCTCTGCTTGTAAGAATCTCAATGCTGTTGCATCTTTGCGAGCATTGGAGCCTATTCGCCATCGAATTGAGAGACTTCATATTGATTGTATGTGGGATGCTCTGCAAGAAGAGGACAATTATGCTGCTACTTGTGGTTTCAACCTCAATGAAGCCCTCTTTGGAAATGCTGAACATGATTATTCCAAGAGCAATAAAAGAATCAAGTATTCTGCCGATGCTTTGTATTTGCAAAGCAATAGAGATGGATTTTGGAGCAAGTCCTGGGATAAACTCGTATATCTCTCTCTCTGGATTGGTGTTGGCGAGCTTCTAACTCCTTTGCCAATGGCTGGTCTTGAGGATTGTCCTAATTTGGAGGAGATTCGTATCCGGGTTGAAGGGGATTGCAGAGGCCGGCACAAACCATTACAGAGAGCATTTGGATTGTGCTGCCTTGCCCAATATCCCCGTCTGTCAAAGATGCAGTTGGATTGCAGCGACACAACAGGTTTCGCATTAACTGCCCCGTCCGGACAAATGGATCTGAGCTTGTGGGAGAGATTTTTCTTGAATGGGATAGGGAATTTGAGTCTCAATGAGCTTGATTATTGGCCACCACAAGACAAAGATGTAAACCAAAGGAGTCTGTCCCTTCCAGGAGCTGGGTTGCTTGCAGAATGTCTCACATTGAGGAAGCTATTTATCCATGGAACAGCTCATGAGCATTTCATGATGTTCCTTCTCCGAATCCCAAACCTACGGGATGTCCAACTTAGGGAAGACTACTATCCGGCACCAGAGAACGATATGAGCACAGAAATGAGAGTGGGTTCATGCAGCCGGTTTGAAGATGCCTTAAACAGCCGCCATATTCTCGACTGA